From one Gracilibacillus salinarum genomic stretch:
- a CDS encoding phage gp6-like head-tail connector protein, whose amino-acid sequence MEITPKIVNEFKSRVHISHNGEDDNLKRLLSFSYAYVESKCGTFDLEGETSIDIRATELVLERTRYAYNDAVEYFEDNFLSEITSLGIDMLPDTTTTTTSGGG is encoded by the coding sequence TTGGAAATCACACCGAAAATTGTAAATGAATTCAAGAGCAGAGTGCACATCTCACATAATGGAGAGGATGACAATCTGAAGCGGTTGTTATCCTTTTCTTATGCCTATGTGGAAAGTAAATGTGGTACTTTTGATCTTGAAGGTGAAACCTCCATTGATATTAGAGCGACGGAATTAGTTCTGGAACGAACAAGATATGCCTACAATGATGCTGTTGAATATTTCGAAGATAATTTTCTGAGTGAAATCACTAGCTTAGGTATAGATATGCTACCAGATACAACAACAACTACTACATCTGGAGGTGGTTAG